The sequence CGGCAACAAGGCGCTCTCGTTTGGAAAGAGCAGGGCCAGGCTCCACGTTGAGGATCGGGGCAAGACCACGTTCGCCGACGTTGCAGGTGTGGACGAGGCTAAGGAGGAGCTCGCCGAGATAGTGGAGTTCCTCAAGCACCCGAAGAAGTTCGTGGAGCTCGGGGCCAAGATACCAAAAGGCGTGCTGCTCGTGGGGCCTCCGGGAACCGGCAAGACGCTGCTCGGGCGGGCCATCGCAGGCGAGGCGGGTGTGCCGTTCTTCATCATAAGCGGCTCCGACTTTGTTGAGATGTTCGTTGGTGTCGGCGCAGCGAGGGTGAGAGACCTCTTCGATCAGGCCAAGAAGAACGCGCCGTGCATCGTGTTCATCGATGAGATAGACGCGGTGGGCAGGCAACGAGGCGCGGGCTTGGGCGGCGGACACGACGAGAGGGAGCAGACGCTCAACCAACTTCTCGTGGAAATGGACGGATTCGAGCCGAACACCGGCATAATCCTTCTTGCCGCAACCAACAGGCCTGACGTGCTTGACCCGGCCCTTCTGCGGCCGGGGAGGTTTGACAGGCAGGTGGTCGTGGATATGCCCGACCTTCCGGGCAGGGAGGCCATCCTGAAGGTGCATGCGAGGAACAAGCCCCTCGCGCCTGATGTCGACCTCAGGGTTCTCGCTCAGAGGACTCCTGGCTTCACCGGTGCGGACCTGGAGAACCTGCTGAACGAGGCCGCCATACTGGCAGCGCGACGTGGTAAGCGGAAGATCACCATGGCAGAGTGCGACGAGGCCATCGATCGCGTGGTGGCCGGCCCGCAGAAGAAAGGGCGGGTCATGAGCGAGCGCGAAAAGAACCTCGTGGCTTTCCACGAGGCTGGTCACGCGCTCGCAGCGAAGCTGCTGCCGCACGCGAATCCCGTTCAGAAGGTCTCGATAATACCTCGAGGGAGGATGGGCGGTTACACTCTCATGCTTCCCGAGGAAGATCGGCACTTCCTGACGAAGTCGGAGATCCTTGATGAGGTCGTCGTAGGGCTCGCGGGCCGTGTGGCCGAGGAGATCATCCTGGGTGAGATCTCAACCGGTGCCGAGAACGACCTCAACGGGGTCACGAAAGCGGTGCGCAGGATGGTGACGGAGTACGGGATGAGCGAGAAGCTCGGTCCGCTCACGTTCGGTAGAAAGCGGGAGGACACCGTATTCCTCGGCAGAGACCTCGCCCACGACCGCGATTACAGCGAGGAGGTTGCCGCGGCGATCGACCGCGAGGTTCGGCGGATAGTCGACGAGTGCTACACGAAGGCGAAGGAGCTCATCGGCGGCAACAAAGACAAGCTGGAAAGGCTGGCCAACGCACTCAAGGAAAGAGAGACCATCGAAGGGGCGGAGCTTGACGCGCTTCTGTCTGAGGCGGCGCCGTCCAGGGAGGCGGACGC is a genomic window of Bacillota bacterium containing:
- a CDS encoding ATP-dependent metallopeptidase FtsH/Yme1/Tma family protein: MNKALRTLGLWLLLGLMTVSIASSFYSQREQPKKVSLSTFMEKLDAGSVSELHIIGYDKVEGKFTDGTEFETYVPDISLVTDRLKDAQGPLAGVEVTADPKPSAPWWYTILPQIISILFFVGLWLFILNQMQGGGNKALSFGKSRARLHVEDRGKTTFADVAGVDEAKEELAEIVEFLKHPKKFVELGAKIPKGVLLVGPPGTGKTLLGRAIAGEAGVPFFIISGSDFVEMFVGVGAARVRDLFDQAKKNAPCIVFIDEIDAVGRQRGAGLGGGHDEREQTLNQLLVEMDGFEPNTGIILLAATNRPDVLDPALLRPGRFDRQVVVDMPDLPGREAILKVHARNKPLAPDVDLRVLAQRTPGFTGADLENLLNEAAILAARRGKRKITMAECDEAIDRVVAGPQKKGRVMSEREKNLVAFHEAGHALAAKLLPHANPVQKVSIIPRGRMGGYTLMLPEEDRHFLTKSEILDEVVVGLAGRVAEEIILGEISTGAENDLNGVTKAVRRMVTEYGMSEKLGPLTFGRKREDTVFLGRDLAHDRDYSEEVAAAIDREVRRIVDECYTKAKELIGGNKDKLERLANALKERETIEGAELDALLSEAAPSREADAGQTIPAAAAAATLGEAQCGASDEEGGAKGRVPSRPPKLAESPGRA